The window CAAGCGTTTCCCAATTGTCACGGTTATTTAATATGAACGAGAATAGATACTTGTATAGCGAACCACGTCCAATGCCACTAGTAATAGTGGGAAGGACCAAATCTCTCTTGATTGAGTCAACGGCTTCTACTCCATCAAGGTGTGAAAACACAAAGGCTAAGTCATCTTCGCAGCTGTCTGATTGGCATAGATCTATAAATTCATTAATGGCAAGGTTTTTCTGTGTATCTGTTGCGTTCAGAAAGTCACGAGATGCTCTATCAACTGCGTACTTTGATTGGGCTCGGTATGAATTGAAATCATCGCTAAAATTACATATTTCAGAAACGGTGGTCTTTTTTGAATTGATCGAAAGTCCAAGAAGCTCTAGGGAACGCTTCAGGTCTTCAAGGGTGTTACGCGCAGCTTCCTCTGTTGGGGCGATGAAAAATATATCATCAACGTATCGCTGGTAGAGGTACAGAGTCCCATCTTTAAGTTTATTGTCAAATTGCTCATCCAGATTCACCAGATAGAGTTCCGCCAAGTACCTTGCATATGCTGGCCCCTGTGGCAACCCCTTCTTGTCACCAACTATCGACTCTGTGATCCTGAACAACACATCAATATAATCTTTGTATGTATCATGCGACGCTGTATCTAACGATTCGACTTTCTCGTCAATTTTTTGGTTTACTCCGCCAAGGAGTAACCGCTTTATGTTATCGTGAGGTACCTCGTCATAAAACGAGAGTATATCTGTCTTGACGATGAAGTAGTTCTTATTGCTGTCAGCCTGAATAGCTGAACTGATATTGGAGACGAATTTTATCCATAAGTATAGCCAAGGTTTGAAGATGTGTCCGCCCTGAAATCCTCTGTTAGCTCTATAACCATGTGAATTTGTACTAAGTTTGAAATCCAGAAAGTACAGCAATTGTTTGAGGATGCATGATGTTGCCACTCTTGTTGCAGCATCCATTGTTACTAATCGCCTGTGCTTATTCTTTTCTGCTCGAATATGACTATATGATATAGAGAGCACCTCTTGCTCTATTATCTGCTTCACGAGGATATGCATCTCATTGGTGGATCGAGAGGCCAATTCGTCAATAACAGTGTGTATATGCACTTCATCGTTTAAGTAGAGGTAGTTAAGTTCACTGATCTTTGCGACTTCAATATCAGCCAACCCAATTTCGAATATCGCCTCTTCATAGTTATCTATTGCCGGAATACATGCAGCAATAAGAGAATCAAGAGTTAGGTCTTTGCCAAATTTTTGTAATGTTTCACCTTCAATCTGCTCCTGACTGGGAAAGTTGTAAGAGGCAAGAGCCGATATAGCCTTTTTTGTGATATCTTGATTGTAGTTGCGATGTTTTTTTGCAATATTATGTATAAGTTGATGTCCTACCTTGTTTTTGTTTTTACACCGTACGGTGCCGAGAATTCCTACCAATAGTTTACGTTTTTGATGCCCAAGATCTATTTCTCCGACTATTGCTCTTGCAAGTTCTGCCAATGGTGGATGAGCTTGCCAATGCTCGGCAAGCATATCAATTGATAGGGTTGTAGTGGAAACGTCTATAGTCTTTATTCTATGACGATCTTTTGAATCAACTGAGGAGGCTAAGAAAAACTCGTCTAAAAGCCTCTCCAATTCAGATTTTGTAGTCCCTCGATGGGAGGATAAAATATTCGTCTGCTGCTTGAGTACTTTGTTATCGAGTTCGATAACTTTAGGGCAAGGATTGGCAGGTATATCTTGCAGGAGTAAAGAGTAAACATCAGATTTTCTGTGCATTGAAACAGGAAGCTTTACTGCTTTTCCGAAACCACCAGAAGGTCTACGAGTACTAGGGAATTTATCTATGGCGATAAGCTCTGAATCGAAACTAAGCTCTGTCTTTGTGAGTATTGTTTCTAATATGGAATAAGCAACACCGTAGTCAGTATCTTCTTCAAATGTAATCCATACGTGGAAGCCCCTATTTCCTGAGAACTCCAACAGATAAGGGATCTGGTAACCATACAATTTCTTACAGAAGGCCGATACAGCCCGATAGAGTTCCTCCTTCGCTTTTGCCGTATGTTTCGTTTCAAGATGTCTCGTAAGTATGTCAAAATCGAAACAAATCCACTTGACAGTTTGGTCGTTGTTTTTCTGGTAGACAGCTATAGAACCGGCATCTGCAAGATTGTTAGTTAGCAATTGAGGGGTCACAATCCCGCTTCTTCTGCGGTAACTCCCGTCACTCTGCTGCAGAGCGAAGGACGCCTGATCTGTTACGAAACGTTCATGCAGAGACTTGGCAAGTTCTATGGATAATGCTTTCATTGATATCCTTGAATTTTCACCTAATGAAGTTGTAAAATAATGGCCTCTCGACGGCTTGAGTGGAGTTGAATTTTTTACAGCAGGGGGAGGATTGATTGAGAGGAACAAAAACGGACAATCGATAAGTAAATAAGAAATAAGGAAATAAAGGAAATAAGGGACAGACCCCAATTAAACGATAATCGTTTGGGTGTGGCTCTTTTAAAACAACTACCATTGATTTTATTAGAAAAACTACCATGGTACCCGTAACTAACTAACTGACTTTTCGTGACCGTCGAAGCAAAAGATCCACACCCTAATCGTTTAAGGTTACAGGGGGCAGAGGCAATGAAGGATGTACAGGCAGAAAGAAACCGGGTAACGCGCTACACACGCACCCGGCAAATTTTAAGAAGCCATCATACAAACTCTCTTTTCTTCAAATCGTGCATTGCGTTTTATCGCACTTAAGCTGCTTTTTCTCGACTACTCTACTCGCCTCGCCGAGGTCGCATGAATCAGCATCATCCACAGTAGAGTAGATAGCAGCTATAAACTGACCTTTATCTTTCTTCGGCAAGAGATAGATCTGCATATTATCTTCTATCCGTCCCGCCCCCATTTCCCTGTCCGTATTATTAAGAATATTTACAGCAACACGGAACGCCTCGTCAGTAGTATTCCCATACGCTTTGACGCAACCATTATCGGCAGCAGAAGCAGAGGATACAGAAAAAATAGGGGCAAAAGGAGTAGTAGCAATTAAAAATGCTGCTACGGTGAGCATTCTTTTGAGAGTAGTTGTGGTTTTCATAACATTCCTCCTGGAATTATAGAATTTGAAAGTAGGTAGCTCGGCTATCTCTTCAAAAGAGACCCGTGGCTTTCCGACACCGCTTCGCAACGGCTGTGGCTTTATCAACTTTCTGGTTCCGCATCACCCAGAAAGTATGTCACCTCAAAGAACATGCCATAGAATAGACTTCAATTTGGCTATTTTTTTCTATATAACATTTATCATGAAAATATCAAGCATCTTACAGTATAAATTATCAAAAAAATATTTAAACCCCAAGAGACCACCCCGGTTACCCGGCAGCTCCACACATACACCCTTCCAGCTCCGTGCATAAGGGACAACATGCCGCATCCTCCCCAGGTGTCTCCCGATCCCGCATACGTGTTTCAACAAAGGCGATTGTCTGCTCGGTGAGTTCTCGGGACATACCAACATGTTTTTCTGGAGCTATGGCCTGCTCAATCTCCTCCCTGCTGAAATTCACAGCTATATCTGAATGCTCCATAAGAATATCAAGCACGGGTTTTCCCGTCTCAACAGTCTGCATAGATGCCTCGTAAACAAGGGTATGGGCATTCTGTTTGCCGATAGCGTCTCCCAGGAAAAACATCAGGGCCTCGGTGGAAATCAGCGGGGCAGCCTGGAGCACATTGCTACGCACCCGCTGCTCATGAACAGTCATATCGGCAAGGATATCCTTCATCAGGGCCAGCAGGCCGCAGGTATAGAGGGAGCTGTCCGTGAGCGCGGCCCATTCCAGACGAACCGAGCGATAATCCCGCTCATGCTCGCAGATCAATCCCTCATACCCCAAGGGGACATTGGAGGTCACCAGTTTGGAGAGAACCACCACCTGTTCACAAAGCTCCGGGTTGCGCTTATGGGGCATGGTGCTGCTGCCGATCTTGCCCATATGGAAAGGCTCTTCCATTTCATGGATTTCATTCCGGGCCAGACAGCGGATTTCATCGGCGATTCGCGCAAGGGAACCGCTGATCATAGCCAGCAGGGAAAGAAATTCGGCAAAACGATCACGAGTGGCATGCCAAGCCACATTGGGCACAGCAAGGCCCAGCTTGGCGGAAAATATCTCCAATAAAGGCAATGCCTTTTCGCCAAAGGCATCCATCGTGCCGACACCGCCGAAGAGCTGACTGACCAGGAGCCGCTCCTTCACCTGCTCAAGTCGCTCCACATTGCGCCAAACCTCATCAAGCCAGCCAGCCATTTTCAAGCCCACGGTCATGGGCAGGGCATGCTGCGAGTGGGTCCGACCGATGGTCACCAGATCACGGTACTGCCTTGTCCGCTG is drawn from Candidatus Electrothrix rattekaaiensis and contains these coding sequences:
- a CDS encoding adenylosuccinate lyase family protein translates to MNTCTPNSHIVDSRFYSGGYTTVEARRIFCDLRRYQHWLDVEVALAQAQAELDIIPHSAAENIRQNARICLLDLDGIRKGLQLTNHSLMPLLEALCKVCDEEAGQFIHFGATTQDIQDTAQVLELRNVLFVVERDLHHIISLLMQRTRQYRDLVTIGRTHSQHALPMTVGLKMAGWLDEVWRNVERLEQVKERLLVSQLFGGVGTMDAFGEKALPLLEIFSAKLGLAVPNVAWHATRDRFAEFLSLLAMISGSLARIADEIRCLARNEIHEMEEPFHMGKIGSSTMPHKRNPELCEQVVVLSKLVTSNVPLGYEGLICEHERDYRSVRLEWAALTDSSLYTCGLLALMKDILADMTVHEQRVRSNVLQAAPLISTEALMFFLGDAIGKQNAHTLVYEASMQTVETGKPVLDILMEHSDIAVNFSREEIEQAIAPEKHVGMSRELTEQTIAFVETRMRDRETPGEDAACCPLCTELEGCMCGAAG